Within Vicia villosa cultivar HV-30 ecotype Madison, WI linkage group LG1, Vvil1.0, whole genome shotgun sequence, the genomic segment atctttcaaaatacaagaatttgcaagtttcacgaacttcgtgacttttatgtagtatagcacacaaaaatcttccaaaatactaaaatttgtaagttttataaacttcgtgacttttatgtagtatagcacacaaagatcgtccaaaatattaaaatttgcaagtttaacgaacttcgtgacttttatgtagtatagcacacaaaaatcttcgaaaataccaaattttgcaagtttaacgaacttcgtgacttttatggagtagtgcacacaaaaaacttccaaaataccaatgtataaaagtttaacaaacttcctgacttttatggagtatagcacccaaaaatcttccaaaatacaaaaatttgcaagtttaactaacttgctaacttttatgtagtgtagtacacaaaaatattccaaacgaccaaattttgcaagttttacaaacttcgggtcttttacgtagtatatagcacacgaaaatcttccaaatgactaaattttgcaagtttaacaaaactcatgacttttttgtagtattatATAGTACACGGTGAAATTCTGGAATCAGACACGTGATgtcgaacaggatgtcacgacatcaactATCTGAACAAAACTAAAAATATGAACAGGAAAGAAAACAAATAACACAAGTgatttgttaacccagttcggtgcaaaaacACCTacgtctgggggctaccaagccagggaggaagtccactataagtagtatcaattcagagtaaTACACAACAAGACTACACCTTTCACTTAataactacccaatgcaacttcaatctaagcaACTTAGATTTGGGATCCTTCTCGCTCCCCCTCAACCACAGCAGTGATGACAAACATGCAACACATATaaaaagaagacacacttcaaagacacaacttgatcttgcttaaaagcttcaatcaagtacaatggtactcttgcttaaaagcttcaagtaccTATTACAACAcgaaaacacctagaccaagacaaccatgatgattgtttggcttacaagaaaactaggAATTAACGAAAAACTGcaacaaacttctggacggcaaaccctaaaaccATGCAGTCAGCAGCTTCTTCAACtgttataaataaccttgcagcagctgggccttggatccaatattagttttaaacctaattaaaactatTTCCATAAAACAAAGATCCTATGAATAACAGCGCATAATGTTGTCCTGAATCAAATCAATATCCAatgtttccaaaaaaaaaggcgcACAGTGTCTTAACAGATCATATAACCATAACTAGAACAgaataaaacacagcagcttcggatgtcatgacatcggccttgacatcaggtaaaggcctgcacaaGGAGAACTTCATAACAGaataatgcatgtcatgacaccagatttgacatgataaagacactatttgttttaccaaaaaatacagccaattaacaacatctacaaactccccctttggcgaatttttggctaaaacaacaatAGATGATACCATAAGAGATTAGAGTACACGCAGCAGCCAATAGTAACAAGGatccagaaaaataaattctgttagCCAACAACATCCTGCTTGATTAATCATCAGAAATTTAGAAGTACATCCAAGGATTCAACAGTAACAGAATATCACTTGTCAAGACAAGGGGATCCAGAGAAACAACCATAATATCCAAAAATATCAGGAAACAACCATTACAGGAACCAgaaccaaaaaaaaatcaaaaacaagaACCAAAAAGAAAACCAGCAACAAACAGCAACAACCAAATATCATCAGCAACAAACAGCAAATATCATCTATCActccccctttctagccacaaaaggagccaaacttcagatgaagatttaatcttcagagccagcagtatcttcatcatcctcctcaCTCATCTCCACATCACTGGAGCTACTAGTCTGGGCATCAGCATCCTCATCATCCTCAGCCTTATATTCATCATCACTATCAGCATCCATCTTCTCACCATCACCACCAGCAGCATGATCATCACCACTATCagcagactgctcaagactttgtataagctgttcaagcttcatcttcctattttccagttctttgcaggtctccttcagctcagctataagagaggctttgctcacagacttgctagtttgagatgtcccagcagatgttgaggcatcagtcctttgaagcagcttgtagtgaaaagtcAAAGCACTTTCCCTCTTGCAGACAGAATCTTTAGCTTTCAAGATGCCAGGGTATTGCTTTAGGATGATTCCACATATTAGGGATGGAAAGGCAATAGGAAGCTTAGTGGCAGAGGTACCAGCATGTCTCATAGTCTGATCAAAAATATAGGTCCCATAGTCAAACACAGTCTTGGTCCCTATAGCATAAATGAATCTACCTAAGCCAACAGCAATGGTAGATGTGTGATTGGTGGGCACCCAGTTGGCAGCACCAATTTTATGCAGCAGAGCATACTTGACAGTCAAGAGACTAGCAGACAGTTTACTTTTGATGGGCCACTTTTTAACCTTACCCCCAGTGATGGTTTTGCAAACCTCATTATCAGTTACTTCAAACTCAGGTTGAGCTTCAGCATTTCTACCTAGATAGTGGTTTATAGCAGTAGGAGAAAATTCTatgcattttcttctaacataaactttatgaaaatcatCTGTTCTACCATCAGCACAGTCTTGAGACAAATTGACAATAAACtccttcacaagcatttcataacaTTTAGAGAATTGAGAAACAATCCTAATAAAACCTGCAGACTTGATTAGCTGCATGACCTCTTGAttttccagagcatcatttgctaattctctttctagggccagccttctttgatacacaaatttccactggattgcattagaagcatagtgcagatatatgttatccaaaggaacatcacggacctttgtggcagatttagtaacagcaatcttcttcttggaggggatgtcagggacatcgcttgggacatcagcttcagagtcagaaacgcttctttccttcctcttcttcacactaacTTTGCTTCCAGACTTTGAAGGTCCAGAGGGAACtttcttcatcttttctttaGTAACAGTCTTCAGAGGAGTAACCTGTGGCTTGAGAGGATATTGCTCACCAACTTGCTTTCCCTTACGAGCCTTGACCCTGTTGGAGAtgctggagatgaggtcatcatcagcaatatCAATAGGATCATCAAGATCATCTAGATCCACCACATCATGCACATTAGGGCTTGCATCTTTCTcagcaggaacagcaggaatctcttcatctttctcagattcaagagtctcatcatctttggtaccagatgcttcaacattgatagcttcagatgtttcaacatctttggcaacaggggtctcatcattatcaacagatgtctcaacatctttagcAACAGGGGTCTCATCATTTTTATCAGCAGATGTCTCAACATTATCCTGATCTTTGCTAGCATCATCTTGCTCACCTTGATCATCTTGGATGTTCTCGGAAGCAGgcatttgggctagaggaacagatATTCCATCAACCttgtgcccttcattcaagattctggtGACAATATTTGCAATCACATTATGAACATAAGAAGAGCCCTCTCTACCCTGGACAGAAAAAGTTTCTGGAACAGATCCTccggttgattttcttgcatgcatctttcttggttgacTGCGAACAGGATCGGAAGCAGGAACAGCGTTTAATGGTGCGACATTCAACACGACATCTTGATCAATCACCACATTTGGTGCCCTAGACTCCGATGCTTTTTCAGAGGAAGGAGACAATTGCTTTGAGGGAGTACTTTGAGACATGATGAGAGAGAATGGAAATCTGACGAGAGGTTTGTGAATGCAATGACACAGAGAGGTTGCGTGAGTGCTGAAGTTAGGTTTTGGAGGAATGGAAACCGTTTGGACAAGATGTAAAAGAGGGGGAAACTccactttaatgtgtaatgatagcaaatatttggagagagaaataatgCTGGCCCCACACctaattaattgctataatccttcacataGACAAATGCCTAATTtatttcttagattttcaaattgatttgcatctaaggcttttgtgaaaatgtcagcaagttgaaggtttgtagcaacatgttccaagccaattattttgtcctcaacaagatctctaatgtagtggtgtctaatatcaatatgcttggtcctgctgtgctgaatgggattctttgaaatgttgatggcacttaagttgtcacaatatattgtcatgacatcttgtgtgacattgtattcggataacatttgtttcatccaaacaagttgagaacagctacttcctgctgcaatatattctgcttcagcagtGGATAAGGACACAcagttttgtttcttgctgaaccatgaaataagattatttcCCAAAAAGAAGCATCCTCCtaaagtactttttctgtcatcagcacttccagcccaatct encodes:
- the LOC131599168 gene encoding uncharacterized protein LOC131599168, which produces MSQSTPSKQLSPSSEKASESRAPNVVIDQDVVLNVAPLNAVPASDPVRSQPRKMHARKSTGGSVPETFSVQGREGSSYVHNVIANIVTRILNEGHKVDGISVPLAQMPASENIQDDQGEQDDASKDQDNVETSADKNDETPVAKDVETSIPAVPAEKDASPNVHDVVDLDDLDDPIDIADDDLISSISNRVKARKGKQVGEQYPLKPQVTPLKTVTKEKMKKVPSGPSKSGSKEFIVNLSQDCADGRTDDFHKVYVRRKCIEFSPTAINHYLGRNAEAQPEFEVTDNEVCKTITGGKVKKWPIKSKLSASLLTVKYALLHKIGAANWVPTNHTSTIAVGLGRFIYAIGTKTVFDYGTYIFDQTMRHAGTSATKLPIAFPSLICGIILKQYPGILKAKDSSADSGDDHAAGGDGEKMDADSDDEYKAEDDEDADAQTSSSSDVEMSEEDDEDTAFT